ACGGTGCCCACGTCGGCGTCGACGTCCCACGGCTCAGCGACATCGTTGGAATGGCCGACCGCGACCAATTGGTATCGCTTACGCTCGACGCCGAAACGCGAAAACTCGTGATTCGCATCGACGAACTCACGTACACGCTCGCGCTTCTCGACCCCGAAACGGTTCGCTCCCCGCCGAACCGGTCGAACGTCGATCTCGAATTCACCGGGGAAGTCGTCACGGACGCCGAAACCATCAGTCGGGCGGTGACGGCGGCCGATATGGTTTCGAGTCACGTGACGCTCGGAATCGACGCGGAACGGGAACTGTTCTACGCCGAAGCGGACGGCGACACCGACGACGTCTCGCTCGCGCTTCCGGCGGACGACCTCGCGGGGTTCACCCCCGGCGACGCACACGCGCTGTTCTCCATCGACTATCTGACGGCCATCGACCGAGCGATGCCGCGTGATTTGGACGTCGAACTCGAACTCGGCGTCGACATCCCGCTCGCGATGCACCACTCGTTCGCCGAAGGTGCTGGGGTAGTCGATTATCTGGTGTCCCCCCGAATCGCCAAAAGTTGAGACGCGCGTTCGAACCGCGATGACACAACGTTTTTACCCGCAAAAGCCACCCATCGGTGTATGGACCGGACGACGCCGAACGTCACGGCGCACTCACGCGCGATGCCGTACTGGGAGAACGTCATCGGCGACATGGACGCGACAGCGGCGGAATACGACGACGAGGGATGGGAGACGGTACAGCTCCATCCCGGCGACGTGACGCCGCTTTGGCTGGACGAGGACGACGAGTTCGGACTCGACGTGCTCGTTCCGGACAACGAGTTCGAGGAGGTAGAGGAACTGATGGACGACGACGTTTCGTTCGACGCGTTCGAATTCTATCGCGCGCTCGCCGACGGCCTCGTGTTCGGTGTCGTCGTCATGGAAGACCACGACGCCGAAACCGCCGTTCTCTATCCGGTGTACTACGACATGCAGGGAGCGGAGGGAATGTTGGACGACGCGACGGAAGCGGGTGAGATGTACACGTTCGTCCGAACGCTGAGCGAGGACCGCGTCCAGTTCGTTCACGACGACCCGTCGCTGTTCCGGCCGACGGAGGAAGAGATCGAAGCGGCGAGCGCGGATGTGGAAGAAGCGGACGTCGAAGAGTAACGAATCCTACTCCTCACCGTTGATTTCGTGCCCGCAGTGGGGACACTCCATCTCGTCGTGGCGCAACTCCTCGCTCGATTCACGCACCTCGCGCATGACGCTCGAAATCCTGTCCTCGGCGGCGAGTTCGTCCTCGACCGCGAGGTCCACGCCCTCGACTTCGAGCAGGAACTTGGCGACCTCGGTCACCTCGTACATCACGTCGTCCAGTTCCTCGGCGGTGAAAAAGCCGGACATCGCGCCGTAGAGGAACGTCGCACCCGCTTTTCGAACCTTGTCCTCGAACGCCGACCGCGCCTGATTCACCGCCTGCGGGGTGTACGTGTCGGTCATGAACGGGACGAGATACGGGAGGTTGTTCCCGATTTTCGTCATCTCCACGCCGGTTTCGGTTCGGAAGTCCGCACAGAGACGGGCGAT
The genomic region above belongs to Haladaptatus sp. R4 and contains:
- a CDS encoding DUF5806 family protein; the protein is MSNDPSPPDPETEDEHAETTRETAEGVSQEMAAESAAETTPDAGNDIAPDAGNDIAPDAGNDTAPDAGNDTAPDEPDTPEIPPEVQKYARFKKMDGAQYDRVNEFLRDRTYITAREWAIARLCADFRTETGVEMTKIGNNLPYLVPFMTDTYTPQAVNQARSAFEDKVRKAGATFLYGAMSGFFTAEELDDVMYEVTEVAKFLLEVEGVDLAVEDELAAEDRISSVMREVRESSEELRHDEMECPHCGHEINGEE
- a CDS encoding DNA polymerase sliding clamp codes for the protein MFEGVVSADVMQTTVSLVEALVDECHCYFDDDGLRIPAMDPATVAAIDLVLKPDAFESYETDGAHVGVDVPRLSDIVGMADRDQLVSLTLDAETRKLVIRIDELTYTLALLDPETVRSPPNRSNVDLEFTGEVVTDAETISRAVTAADMVSSHVTLGIDAERELFYAEADGDTDDVSLALPADDLAGFTPGDAHALFSIDYLTAIDRAMPRDLDVELELGVDIPLAMHHSFAEGAGVVDYLVSPRIAKS